In Erigeron canadensis isolate Cc75 chromosome 6, C_canadensis_v1, whole genome shotgun sequence, the following are encoded in one genomic region:
- the LOC122606215 gene encoding leucine-rich repeat extensin-like protein 6, whose protein sequence is MTILSKYHILIIYVLLSFFVSLSHQAPSPPNPRLQKAYYALKALKHLITSDPRGFTSNWYGYNVCNYTGVFCAPSLDDPNVTTVAGIDLNHGDISGSLPEDLGLLADLALFHINTNKFHGTVPKSFEKLSLLYELDISNNRFSGDFPLVVLSLPSLKFLDIRFNQFRGNVPSELYDLKLDAIFINNNLFNSSIPSNLGNSPVSVLVFANNNIRGCLPSSIKKMSETLNEIILMNVGLSGCLTPDIGALKKLTVFDVSYNSLEGMLPESIGEMKSLEQLNVAHNKFSGDIPSSICSLPRLENFTYSNNYFSGEPKICLKLADKDDRQNCIPNRPAQRQVAECKAFYSRPVNCRGCGAPPPPPPPPPHKKWMPPHGQYPYTPPFKY, encoded by the coding sequence ATGACCATATTATCCAAATACCACATTTTGATCATTTAtgttcttctttctttcttcgtATCCCTCTCTCATCAAGCACCATCTCCCCCGAACCCTAGGCTCCAAAAAGCCTATTATGCCCTCAAAGCATTGAAACATTTGATTACCTCGGACCCTCGAGGATTCACTTCTAATTGGTATGGATATAACGTGTGTAACTACACTGGGGTGTTTTGTGCACCTTCTTTAGACGACCCAAATGTCACCACGGTTGCTGGTATCGACCTCAACCATGGAGACATCTCAGGGTCTCTCCCAGAAGACTTAGGGCTACTCGCCGACCTGGCACTGTTCCACATCAACACTAACAAGTTTCATGGAACAGTGCCCAAGTCTTTTGAGAAACTAAGCCTTCTATACGAGCTTGATATAAGTAACAACCGCTTTTCGGGTGATTTCCCATTGGTGGTACTTTCACTTCCTTCTCTCAAATTTCTAGATATTCGCTTTAACCAATTCCGAGGTAATGTCCCTTCAGAGTTGTATGACCTTAAACTTGATGccattttcatcaacaacaacctTTTCAACTCTAGTATTCCATCAAACCTCGGGAACTCTCCTGTTTCGGTTTTGGTGTTTGCTAATAACAACATCCGAGGTTGTTTACCTTCTAGCATAAAAAAGATGAGCGAAACTTTGAACGAGATTATCCTAATGAATGTGGGTTTAAGCGGGTGTTTAACACCTGATATTGGGGCTTTAAAGAAGTTAACAGTTTTCGATGTGAGCTACAATTCACTCGAGGGAATGCTACCCGAAAGTATAGGAGAAATGAAGAGCTTGGAGCAACTAAATGTGGCTCACAACAAGTTTTCAGGGGATATTCCGTCTAGCATTTGCTCATTGCCAAGATTGGAGAATTTTACATACTCCAATAATTACTTTTCGGGCGAGCCCAAGATTTGTTTGAAATTGGCGGACAAAGATGATAGACAAAATTGTATTCCAAATAGGCCcgcacaaaggcaagtagcagAATGCAAAGCCTTTTATTCACGTCCTGTGAATTGTCGTGGCTGTGGAGCTCCACCGCCCCCGCCACCCCCACCGCCGCATAAGAAATGGATGCCACCGCATGGACAGTACCCATACACGCCACCATTCAAGTATTGA